CATTTTCTGCAATATGTCTCAAGGCCCGTGCCCGACTCATGATGAAATTCCTCATATAACTTTCCAAAAACAACTTATCCGCAATAACACCAATCAATCCATATGGTGATGTATATTGAAATCTGTCAATCATTAAAGTGCCATTATCCATCTCAATAAACTCATGAATATGGTGAAAAGAGTGGAATGCCCCTTTCACCATTATGTCTTCAAACTTATACGGTCTATCCATCAC
This region of Sporosarcina sp. ANT_H38 genomic DNA includes:
- a CDS encoding SRPBCC family protein, whose translation is MPIIEHQEFVQASVERCFDLARDVDVHTRTTEGTKEKAVGGITTGLLLAGDVVTWEAVHFGIRQRLTAKVTVMDRPYKFEDIMVKGAFHSFHHIHEFIEMDNGTLMIDRFQYTSPYGLIGVIADKLFLESYMRNFIMSRARALRHIAENE